One Psychrobacillus glaciei genomic region harbors:
- a CDS encoding YfcC family protein, which produces MSTAKPLKIEESTEKKKKKKGGLSAYVLMFLIITVITLLTYVIPAGQYERHEENGRTIIDPSKFEFVEKTPVGLLDMFNSFHQGMVNGAPIILFVLLFGGALGIMQATGSIDALIRFTVQKFGARKKLIIPVMVLLFSLLGTLIGSAEDSLVYIAIIAPMAIALGFDALTGMAIVFLGMLGAGFTSGITNPFTIGVAQTVAELPMYSGIGLRIAIYVVFYILSVVYIWRHVNKIEKNPELAEYGKFNINESIKFENNYKLSKRHAISLLVFLGCFIALIYGVISLEWYISEIVGVFLLGAIVMALIGKLSGNEITDAFLKGCSEMIPGAMIIGVANTILVVLKSGQLLDTILHTASGLLDGLPPSVTAVGMAVVNFFIHFLVPSGSGHASLVMPIMAPLADLVGVTRQTAAFATVMGGGVSNLIIPTGGVLLAALGMMGIPYSKWAKWILPYVLIQVVVVIIFLIIAQAINYGPF; this is translated from the coding sequence TTGAGTACTGCCAAACCATTAAAGATAGAAGAAAGCACTGAAAAGAAAAAGAAGAAAAAAGGCGGGTTAAGTGCCTATGTTCTGATGTTTTTAATCATTACCGTTATTACTCTATTAACCTATGTAATACCTGCTGGCCAATACGAGAGACATGAGGAAAATGGCAGAACCATCATTGACCCTTCAAAATTTGAATTCGTAGAAAAAACGCCTGTAGGATTATTAGACATGTTTAATTCTTTTCACCAAGGTATGGTAAACGGCGCTCCGATTATCCTATTTGTTTTACTATTTGGCGGTGCACTTGGGATTATGCAAGCTACAGGTTCCATTGATGCTTTAATTAGATTTACTGTGCAAAAATTTGGTGCAAGAAAAAAATTGATTATTCCCGTTATGGTGTTACTTTTTTCATTACTTGGTACTCTAATTGGATCGGCTGAAGACTCCTTGGTCTATATTGCCATCATTGCTCCGATGGCTATTGCATTAGGTTTTGATGCGTTAACAGGTATGGCGATTGTTTTTCTAGGGATGCTAGGTGCTGGATTTACATCAGGAATTACGAATCCTTTTACAATTGGTGTTGCCCAAACAGTAGCTGAACTTCCTATGTACTCAGGAATTGGCTTACGTATCGCGATTTACGTTGTTTTTTATATTTTGTCAGTTGTCTACATTTGGAGACATGTTAATAAGATAGAAAAAAATCCAGAATTAGCCGAGTACGGAAAGTTCAACATAAACGAAAGCATTAAGTTTGAAAACAATTACAAGTTGAGTAAAAGGCATGCGATTTCTCTTTTAGTCTTTTTAGGCTGCTTTATTGCCCTTATCTATGGTGTTATTAGTCTTGAATGGTATATCAGTGAAATCGTAGGAGTTTTCTTACTAGGTGCCATTGTTATGGCGCTTATTGGAAAACTTTCTGGAAATGAAATTACAGATGCATTTTTAAAAGGTTGTTCTGAAATGATTCCAGGTGCCATGATAATTGGTGTTGCGAATACAATCCTTGTTGTTCTTAAATCCGGCCAATTATTAGACACCATATTACATACTGCCTCTGGTTTACTTGACGGCCTACCGCCTAGCGTTACAGCCGTAGGAATGGCAGTTGTCAATTTCTTCATCCATTTCCTTGTTCCATCTGGAAGCGGACATGCATCCTTAGTTATGCCTATTATGGCACCGTTAGCGGATTTAGTCGGTGTAACGAGACAAACAGCTGCATTTGCTACTGTAATGGGTGGAGGAGTTTCTAATTTAATTATTCCTACAGGTGGGGTGCTACTAGCAGCTCTTGGAATGATGGGTATTCCTTATTCCAAATGGGCAAAATGGATATTGCCATATGTTCTTATTCAGGTTGTGGTTGTTATAATCTTTTTGATCATTGCTCAAGCTATTAATTATGGTCCGTTTTAA
- a CDS encoding M20 family metallopeptidase, protein MDYRDALSKIIEEKRQKLISVSDQIWDYAETGFEEFQSAELLCKTLEEEGFTVEKGVGNIDTAFIGSFGTGKPIIAILGEFDALTGLSQVGGETEYNPVITNGNGHGCGHNLLGTGALAAAIAIRYYLEENNLEGTVRYYGCPGEEIGSGKTFMVREGLFDDVDFAVCWHPWSRNAVWSMSSLACYEVSYRFRGKSAHAAASPYLGRSALDAVELMNVGVNYLREHIIPEARVHYAITNSGGFSPNVVQEKADVLYFIRAPRVSQTEEIYQRICDVARGAALMTGTQLEIEFASAAADILPNNTLEKVMHDNFVALGVPQYNEKEIEFAKAIRATLSEADKKEDIKANKELEGKDLADVIDPFIPSNGMLPGTTDVGDVSWIVPTVQCLVACEPVGTPLHTWQVVSTGKTSVAHKGMLHAGKVMAATAIEALLNPDVLEKAKVELIEQRNGEDYVSPIPPEIKKYKLQTM, encoded by the coding sequence TTGGATTATCGTGATGCTCTATCAAAAATTATTGAAGAGAAACGTCAAAAATTAATTTCTGTGAGTGATCAAATTTGGGATTATGCTGAAACAGGCTTCGAAGAATTTCAATCAGCAGAATTATTATGTAAAACTTTAGAAGAAGAAGGTTTTACAGTTGAAAAAGGTGTAGGAAATATCGATACCGCCTTTATAGGAAGCTTTGGGACAGGTAAACCGATTATTGCTATATTAGGTGAATTTGATGCCTTGACTGGTCTAAGCCAAGTTGGTGGAGAAACTGAGTATAATCCAGTAATAACAAATGGCAATGGGCATGGCTGTGGACATAATTTACTTGGTACAGGTGCATTAGCAGCTGCAATTGCGATCCGTTATTACTTAGAAGAAAACAACCTAGAAGGAACGGTTCGATACTACGGATGTCCCGGAGAAGAAATTGGAAGCGGAAAAACCTTTATGGTAAGAGAGGGCCTATTTGATGATGTAGATTTTGCCGTATGCTGGCACCCATGGTCTCGAAATGCCGTTTGGTCCATGTCATCTCTTGCTTGTTATGAAGTTTCCTATAGATTCAGAGGAAAAAGTGCTCATGCCGCTGCTAGTCCATATCTTGGAAGAAGCGCGCTTGATGCAGTTGAACTAATGAATGTGGGTGTAAACTATTTACGGGAACATATTATTCCTGAAGCAAGGGTTCATTATGCCATAACCAATTCAGGTGGATTTTCACCAAATGTCGTTCAAGAAAAGGCAGATGTATTATATTTTATTCGTGCACCACGTGTATCTCAAACAGAAGAAATCTATCAACGTATTTGCGATGTTGCAAGAGGCGCTGCTCTTATGACCGGAACACAATTAGAAATAGAATTTGCTTCTGCTGCCGCTGATATATTGCCAAATAATACATTAGAAAAAGTCATGCATGATAACTTTGTTGCCTTAGGAGTTCCTCAGTATAATGAAAAAGAAATAGAATTTGCGAAGGCCATTCGAGCGACTCTATCTGAGGCAGATAAGAAAGAAGATATTAAGGCCAATAAAGAACTAGAAGGAAAAGATTTAGCGGACGTCATTGATCCATTTATTCCATCAAACGGGATGTTGCCGGGTACAACCGATGTTGGCGATGTGAGCTGGATTGTCCCTACCGTACAATGTTTGGTAGCGTGTGAACCAGTCGGAACTCCGCTTCATACTTGGCAGGTGGTTTCAACTGGAAAAACTTCAGTAGCTCATAAAGGAATGCTTCATGCTGGTAAAGTCATGGCAGCAACCGCAATCGAAGCCCTTCTTAACCCTGATGTCCTTGAAAAAGCGAAGGTAGAATTGATCGAGCAGCGAAATGGTGAAGACTATGTGTCACCCATTCCGCCTGAAATTAAAAAGTATAAACTTCAGACAATGTAA
- a CDS encoding sensor domain-containing diguanylate cyclase, which translates to MLKIVILLILGLIIICYKLNSARIKLQQQVKHLSPMIQTVENSKDILYYLEIKPRLKYQYLSPVIENFLGINSLEEHLKNPDYYYEIVHPDDYNMAVEKLSGKTDFSKPIITRMRNDEGKYLWFEEYATPIYENGEFIAIHGVHRNIDDRILLQQQLEYKVTHDALTDIYNREHFENQLQRYNEKIDVSIAIIICDLDELKMINDHYGHKVGDNLIQESAKLLMQCANEEVKDEDEVEVARIGGDEFAITLINTDPLQVETFLVKVQNRIDHFNEETDTFNIKMSKGHAYHFSSIGKMEQLFVEADSKMYKEKNNKVTSR; encoded by the coding sequence GTGTTGAAAATTGTTATATTGCTGATATTAGGACTTATAATAATATGTTATAAATTAAACTCAGCGCGGATTAAGTTACAACAACAAGTTAAACATTTAAGTCCCATGATACAAACAGTGGAGAATTCAAAAGATATCCTATATTACCTTGAAATAAAACCAAGGTTAAAATATCAATATTTAAGCCCTGTAATAGAAAATTTTTTAGGTATTAATTCATTAGAAGAACATCTTAAAAATCCTGATTATTACTATGAGATAGTCCATCCAGATGATTATAATATGGCTGTGGAAAAACTATCTGGTAAGACTGATTTTAGTAAACCTATAATAACTAGAATGAGAAATGACGAAGGTAAATACCTATGGTTTGAAGAATACGCTACCCCTATATACGAAAATGGTGAATTCATTGCTATACATGGAGTTCATAGAAATATTGATGATCGGATTTTACTGCAACAACAGCTGGAATATAAGGTTACTCACGATGCATTAACAGATATTTATAATCGTGAACACTTTGAAAATCAGCTTCAGAGGTACAACGAGAAAATAGATGTTTCAATAGCCATTATCATATGTGATCTAGACGAATTAAAGATGATAAATGATCATTATGGACATAAGGTTGGGGACAATTTAATACAGGAATCCGCAAAATTATTAATGCAATGCGCGAATGAAGAGGTTAAGGATGAGGATGAGGTTGAGGTTGCAAGAATTGGGGGAGATGAATTTGCGATTACACTGATTAATACAGACCCCCTACAAGTAGAAACGTTTTTGGTCAAAGTGCAAAATAGAATAGATCATTTCAACGAAGAAACTGATACATTTAACATAAAAATGTCTAAAGGACACGCTTATCATTTTTCATCAATTGGTAAAATGGAGCAATTGTTTGTAGAAGCAGATAGCAAAATGTATAAGGAAAAAAATAATAAAGTGACTAGTAGATAA